In a single window of the Pseudomonas entomophila genome:
- a CDS encoding carboxymuconolactone decarboxylase family protein — protein sequence MHDRIEWAKHAPEAYKAMVGLEQALINSGLEHSLLELVRLRASQINGCAYCVNLHANDARKAGETEARLQTLSVWRETRYFTPRERAALAWLESLTRLPERGAPQPEYEALLEHFEPKEIANLTLAIATINAWNRFGVGFAMVPA from the coding sequence ATGCACGACCGTATCGAATGGGCCAAGCACGCCCCGGAAGCCTACAAAGCCATGGTTGGCCTCGAACAGGCGCTGATCAACTCGGGCCTGGAGCACTCGCTGCTGGAACTGGTGCGCTTGCGCGCCTCGCAGATCAACGGCTGCGCGTATTGCGTCAACCTGCATGCCAACGATGCGCGCAAGGCCGGTGAAACCGAAGCCCGCCTGCAAACCCTGAGCGTGTGGCGGGAAACCCGCTATTTCACCCCGCGCGAGCGTGCCGCGCTGGCCTGGCTGGAGAGCCTGACCCGCCTGCCCGAGCGCGGCGCGCCGCAGCCTGAGTACGAGGCATTGCTGGAGCATTTCGAGCCCAAGGAGATCGCCAACCTGACCCTGGCCATCGCCACGATCAATGCCTGGAACCGCTTTGGCGTGGGCTTTGCGATGGTTCCAGCCTGA
- the glcE gene encoding glycolate oxidase subunit GlcE, which yields MSLDRDMSQDLLAQVNQALSQGTALRIQGGNSKARLGRPVDGEVIDTRGHRGIVSYDPTELVLTARAGTPLQDIEATLQAAGQMLPSEPPHLGPHATLGGMVAAGLSGPRRPWAGAVRDHVLGTRLITGHGKLLRFGGEVMKNVAGFDVSRLMAGSFGCLGLITEVSLKVLPRPRQCLSLRLELPRRQALAELAEWAQQPLPISAACHDGEALYLRLEGGEGSVRSARERLGAEEVHNGFWRDLREQRLAFFLGPAPLWRLALPNATPEFELPGQQLLDWGGAQRWLTSDAPAALIRAQVARFGGHATAYAPGDDSAAPLPTALMRYHQALKRQLDPQGIFNPGRLYPDL from the coding sequence ATGAGCCTGGACCGCGACATGAGCCAAGACCTGCTGGCACAGGTCAACCAGGCACTGAGCCAGGGCACCGCACTGCGCATCCAGGGCGGTAACAGCAAAGCCAGGCTCGGCCGCCCGGTCGACGGCGAGGTGATCGATACCCGCGGCCACCGTGGCATCGTCAGCTACGACCCGACCGAGCTGGTGCTGACCGCCCGTGCCGGCACGCCGCTGCAGGACATCGAGGCCACCTTGCAGGCGGCCGGGCAGATGCTGCCCAGCGAACCCCCGCACCTGGGGCCCCACGCCACCCTCGGCGGCATGGTCGCGGCAGGCTTGTCGGGGCCTCGCCGCCCTTGGGCCGGCGCGGTACGCGACCACGTGCTCGGCACGCGCCTGATCACAGGCCATGGCAAGCTGCTGCGTTTTGGCGGTGAGGTGATGAAGAACGTCGCAGGCTTCGATGTCTCACGCCTGATGGCCGGCAGTTTCGGCTGCCTTGGGCTGATCACCGAAGTGTCGCTGAAGGTCCTGCCCCGCCCTCGCCAATGCCTCAGCCTGCGCCTGGAGCTGCCGCGGCGCCAGGCCCTGGCCGAACTGGCCGAATGGGCTCAGCAACCCTTGCCGATCAGCGCCGCCTGCCATGACGGCGAGGCGCTCTACTTGCGCCTCGAAGGCGGTGAAGGCTCGGTGCGCTCGGCCCGCGAACGCCTGGGCGCAGAGGAGGTGCACAATGGATTCTGGCGCGACCTGCGCGAACAGCGCCTGGCGTTCTTCCTGGGCCCGGCGCCCCTCTGGCGGCTGGCGCTGCCCAACGCCACGCCCGAATTCGAGTTGCCCGGGCAGCAGTTGCTCGACTGGGGAGGCGCCCAGCGCTGGCTGACCTCGGATGCGCCGGCGGCGCTCATTCGCGCTCAGGTCGCACGGTTCGGTGGCCATGCCACCGCCTACGCCCCCGGTGACGACAGTGCCGCTCCGCTGCCCACGGCGTTGATGCGCTACCACCAGGCGCTGAAACGGCAACTCGACCCCCAGGGCATCTTCAACCCCGGGCGCCTGTACCCGGACCTGTGA
- a CDS encoding GGDEF domain-containing protein, which produces MPHAKHGLRLDLRTLIFVLCALTALVMLLTSYFASYRVQRQLLIDHSLEANRVYAAKLAAITETFLGNALQQLAFSAGVQGRQLADSAALQAETERVLHQSNAFNSTFLIDAQGTLRAISPAPLRHLVGTLSTSPGAQQALRERRTLVSTAFLSAANNLVVVLSQPIYDANGQYQGYVGGSLYLREHNILTSLLGEHYYQDGSYLYVVDRNRRLLYHPETERVGTQVVGNTLIDQLGELHEGTRRVVNSQGVEMLAGFATVPSTGWGVVAQQPLTATVAPLHHLVLSVVGISAPLALLGCLLLWWLALVIVRPLWQLAAAARGLDRTGTTERIDRVRAWYFEAAELKRALLFGLNLLQERIGRLNRDAQTDPLTGLVNRRGLDFALSLLQAEGRDFVAIVLDVDHFKRVNDGHGHEVGDAVLRRLAELMRGACREGDVLCRTGGEEFLMLLPGASLEAALAVAERLRLAVQNTAIAPVGGVTVSLGVARWQAASDSEPGATLKAADRALYQAKRSGRNRVCRLQNER; this is translated from the coding sequence TTGCCACACGCCAAGCACGGATTGCGCCTGGACCTGCGCACGCTCATCTTCGTTCTCTGCGCCCTCACCGCCTTGGTGATGCTGTTGACCAGCTATTTCGCCAGCTACCGGGTGCAGCGCCAGTTGCTGATCGACCACTCGCTGGAAGCCAACCGCGTGTATGCCGCCAAGCTGGCGGCAATCACCGAGACCTTCCTGGGCAACGCCCTGCAACAGCTGGCCTTCAGCGCCGGCGTGCAGGGTCGCCAACTGGCTGACAGCGCCGCCCTGCAAGCGGAGACCGAACGTGTGCTGCATCAGAGCAACGCCTTCAACTCCACGTTCCTGATCGATGCCCAGGGCACCCTGCGGGCGATTTCGCCGGCCCCGCTGCGCCACCTCGTCGGCACCCTGTCCACCTCGCCCGGCGCCCAGCAGGCGCTGCGCGAACGCCGCACGCTGGTGTCGACGGCCTTCCTGTCGGCGGCCAACAACCTGGTGGTGGTGCTGTCGCAGCCGATCTACGATGCCAACGGCCAATACCAGGGCTATGTCGGTGGCAGCCTCTACCTGCGCGAGCACAACATCCTCACCAGCCTGCTGGGCGAGCACTACTACCAGGATGGCTCCTATCTCTATGTGGTCGACCGCAACCGTCGCCTGCTGTATCACCCCGAGACAGAGCGCGTGGGCACGCAAGTGGTCGGCAACACACTGATCGACCAGTTGGGCGAACTGCACGAAGGCACGCGCCGGGTCGTCAACAGCCAGGGCGTGGAAATGCTCGCCGGCTTCGCCACGGTGCCCAGCACCGGCTGGGGCGTGGTGGCGCAGCAGCCACTGACGGCAACAGTCGCCCCGCTACACCACCTGGTTCTCAGCGTGGTCGGCATTTCCGCGCCGCTGGCGTTGCTCGGTTGCCTGCTGCTGTGGTGGCTGGCGCTGGTCATCGTGCGCCCGCTGTGGCAACTGGCCGCGGCGGCGAGGGGCCTGGACCGCACCGGCACCACCGAGCGCATCGACCGGGTGCGCGCCTGGTACTTCGAGGCCGCCGAGCTCAAGCGCGCCCTGCTGTTCGGCCTCAACCTGCTGCAGGAGCGCATCGGCCGCCTCAACCGCGATGCCCAGACCGATCCGCTGACCGGGCTGGTCAACCGCCGCGGGCTGGATTTCGCCTTGTCGCTGCTGCAGGCCGAAGGGCGCGACTTTGTCGCCATCGTGCTCGATGTGGATCATTTCAAGCGGGTCAACGATGGCCATGGCCATGAAGTCGGTGACGCGGTGCTGCGCCGCCTGGCCGAGCTGATGCGTGGGGCCTGTCGCGAAGGGGATGTGCTGTGCCGGACCGGGGGAGAGGAGTTCCTCATGCTGCTGCCGGGGGCGAGCCTGGAGGCGGCCCTGGCCGTGGCCGAGCGCCTGCGGCTGGCGGTACAGAATACCGCCATCGCCCCCGTGGGCGGCGTCACCGTCTCGCTGGGTGTGGCGCGCTGGCAGGCTGCGTCCGACAGCGAACCTGGCGCCACTCTCAAGGCAGCGGACCGGGCGCTGTACCAGGCCAAGCGCAGTGGTCGCAATAGGGTTTGCCGCCTCCAGAACGAACGCTGA
- a CDS encoding PLP-dependent aminotransferase family protein, with product MELHIRLEGRKGLADQLYRQLRAGIDSGHLAAGTQLPPTRLLAEQLGVSRKTVAEAYSQLTYDNLLSGVVGRGTFITPRQPIRPSDAEAVPLAAAGSLERWRQRATVLGRRALEAPSRYDFVGGASSKAQFPYDQWRSCMQYALRRSQRHSERHFAPQGLPELREAIAHHIAFARGVHCSAADVMVCNGAQQALDLIARVLVEPGCKVAMEDPGYPPARQLFLALGARLQSVPVDDEGLCVDQIEDGTQLIYVTPSHQFPLGMPMGEQRRQALLARAAELGALIIEDDYDCEFRYQGPAAEALQRLDRHGLVAYVGTFSKTLLPELRLGYAVLPPAVLQAACVAKHLTDWHSPSLQQWALARFIGEGHLNKHIRRCHEIYSARRERILARLGDDLAPWFSAVPASAGFHLSALASPGVDVELLVNLARKVEVGIYSLAPFFSEVPVRPGLLLGFGAIELLDIDPALDRVRDTLQRLS from the coding sequence ATGGAACTGCATATCCGCCTCGAAGGCCGCAAAGGCCTCGCCGACCAGCTCTACCGGCAACTGCGTGCCGGCATCGACAGCGGCCACCTGGCCGCCGGCACGCAACTGCCGCCCACGCGCCTGCTGGCCGAGCAACTGGGCGTCTCGCGCAAGACCGTGGCCGAAGCCTATTCACAGTTGACCTACGACAACCTGCTCAGCGGCGTGGTCGGCCGCGGCACCTTCATCACCCCGCGCCAGCCCATCCGCCCGAGCGACGCCGAGGCCGTCCCCCTGGCGGCCGCAGGCTCACTCGAGCGCTGGCGCCAGCGCGCCACGGTGCTGGGCCGCCGGGCGCTGGAGGCACCGTCGCGCTACGACTTCGTCGGCGGCGCATCGAGCAAGGCGCAGTTCCCCTATGACCAATGGCGCAGTTGCATGCAATACGCCCTGCGCCGCAGCCAGCGCCACAGCGAACGCCACTTCGCCCCCCAGGGGCTGCCCGAACTGCGCGAGGCCATCGCCCACCACATCGCCTTCGCCCGCGGCGTGCATTGCAGCGCCGCCGACGTGATGGTGTGCAATGGCGCCCAGCAGGCCCTGGACCTGATCGCCCGGGTGCTGGTCGAGCCAGGTTGCAAGGTGGCGATGGAAGACCCCGGCTACCCGCCCGCACGCCAGCTGTTCCTGGCCCTGGGCGCCCGCCTGCAGTCGGTGCCGGTGGATGATGAAGGCCTGTGTGTCGACCAGATCGAGGACGGCACGCAACTGATCTACGTTACCCCGTCGCACCAGTTCCCGCTGGGCATGCCCATGGGTGAGCAGCGGCGCCAGGCCTTGCTGGCCCGGGCCGCCGAATTGGGCGCGCTGATCATCGAGGACGACTACGACTGCGAGTTCCGCTACCAGGGCCCGGCCGCCGAAGCGTTGCAACGCCTGGACCGGCACGGCCTGGTGGCCTATGTCGGCACCTTCTCCAAGACCCTGCTGCCCGAGCTGCGCCTGGGTTATGCCGTGTTGCCGCCCGCCGTGCTGCAAGCCGCCTGCGTGGCCAAGCACCTCACCGACTGGCACAGCCCGAGCCTGCAGCAGTGGGCCCTGGCCCGGTTCATCGGCGAGGGCCACCTGAACAAGCACATCCGCCGCTGCCATGAAATCTACAGTGCCCGCCGCGAGCGCATCCTCGCCCGCCTGGGCGACGACCTGGCGCCGTGGTTCAGCGCCGTGCCGGCCAGCGCCGGCTTTCACTTGAGCGCCCTGGCCAGCCCCGGTGTCGATGTCGAGCTGCTGGTCAACCTGGCGCGCAAGGTGGAGGTGGGGATCTACTCGCTGGCGCCGTTCTTCAGCGAGGTCCCGGTGCGTCCGGGGCTGCTGCTGGGCTTTGGCGCCATCGAGCTGCTGGATATCGACCCGGCGCTGGACCGGGTGCGCGACACCTTGCAGCGCCTCAGTTGA
- a CDS encoding cyanate transporter, whose protein sequence is MRAALNLLLVMLLALNLRPILTSIGPLLEPMRQGTGLGYQQAALLTALPVLCMGLVPLLQPWLRRWLSEHGGMLAGLAAIAVACLWRLQLGSAWALIASAVVAGLGVAVVQGMMPGLVNRWFPTRLAATMGLYSAALMSGGGLAAVLGPGVSAYFGHWQVGLGIWALPAVLALLAWIALRPRQEVPTLAGRGGGLWFGNRRAWLLAVYFGLINGGYTSMVAWLPAYHQEHGGTAQGGGELVGLMTLFQVVGALGLPLLLRRLVDRRPGLWLALAIQLGGFLGLLLAPASAMGLWVAMIGLGLGACFSLSLTLTLEHLRTPAEAGSLAAFVQGVGFIITGIVPYITGWLREVSGDFQASWTLLACTVLAMWLVTACFAPRGYARAIARADEAGGVTAVN, encoded by the coding sequence ATGAGAGCGGCACTGAACCTGTTGCTGGTCATGCTGCTGGCGCTGAACCTGCGGCCGATCCTCACCAGCATCGGCCCGCTGCTCGAACCCATGCGCCAGGGCACGGGCCTGGGCTACCAGCAGGCGGCCTTGCTGACCGCGCTGCCGGTGCTGTGCATGGGCTTGGTCCCCTTGCTGCAACCCTGGCTGCGGCGTTGGCTGAGCGAGCATGGCGGCATGCTCGCGGGCCTCGCGGCCATCGCCGTCGCCTGCCTGTGGCGCCTGCAACTGGGCAGCGCCTGGGCGCTGATCGCCAGCGCGGTGGTCGCCGGCCTGGGCGTTGCGGTGGTGCAGGGCATGATGCCGGGCCTGGTGAACCGCTGGTTCCCCACCCGCCTGGCGGCGACCATGGGGCTGTATTCGGCCGCACTGATGAGCGGTGGCGGCCTGGCGGCAGTGCTTGGCCCTGGGGTCAGTGCATATTTCGGGCACTGGCAGGTCGGCCTCGGCATTTGGGCGTTGCCGGCCGTGCTGGCGTTGCTGGCCTGGATCGCCCTGCGACCGCGCCAAGAGGTTCCCACGCTGGCTGGTCGTGGAGGTGGGCTTTGGTTTGGCAACCGCCGCGCCTGGTTGCTGGCGGTGTATTTCGGCCTGATCAATGGCGGCTACACCAGCATGGTGGCCTGGTTGCCGGCTTATCACCAGGAGCATGGCGGCACAGCCCAGGGTGGTGGCGAGCTGGTGGGGTTGATGACCCTTTTCCAGGTCGTCGGCGCGCTCGGCTTGCCTTTGCTGTTGCGCCGTCTGGTCGATCGCCGGCCGGGGCTGTGGCTGGCGCTGGCGATCCAACTGGGTGGTTTCCTGGGGCTGCTGCTGGCGCCGGCCAGCGCCATGGGCCTGTGGGTGGCGATGATCGGCCTGGGCCTGGGGGCGTGTTTCAGCCTCAGCCTCACGCTGACCCTGGAGCACCTGCGCACCCCGGCCGAGGCCGGCAGCCTGGCGGCGTTCGTGCAAGGCGTGGGCTTCATCATCACCGGCATCGTGCCGTACATCACCGGCTGGCTGCGGGAGGTCAGTGGCGACTTCCAGGCGTCCTGGACCCTGCTCGCCTGCACCGTGCTGGCCATGTGGCTGGTGACCGCGTGCTTTGCCCCGCGTGGTTATGCCAGGGCCATCGCGCGTGCTGACGAGGCGGGTGGGGTGACCGCGGTCAACTGA
- a CDS encoding substrate-binding domain-containing protein has product MFKRTVIAASLVAATLASAQSMAAVVGGGATLPEPLYNGKGALAGILPAGFTYVGVGSGGGKTAFLFNNGGAVNQAGANVEYAGSDSVLSATEINDYTADAARGGAWGKLIQIPSVGTSVTIPYKKAGNTTLQLSGAQLCAAFSGSATTWGQLLNTADNTPITIVYRSGSSGTTELLTRFLNDSCPTQFKVGSTFSSAKLTAVPATWKGVAGSGDVMTQVNATDGSIGYISPDYVNPGNNAVVARVSKNPVAAGTAPLPTAANAQTALGTAVAPATFADRVQPSKWVPTFGSAAGDRPVPTSGYPIVGYTNLLVGQCYKDAADATAVRGFLNDLYSGSKSTLITAHTFVNLPATYAAEIKKVFLDNTYGDGLDINNSAVCNGIGRL; this is encoded by the coding sequence ATGTTTAAGCGTACTGTGATCGCCGCCTCCCTGGTGGCTGCTACCCTGGCTTCGGCCCAATCCATGGCCGCCGTTGTCGGTGGCGGTGCCACCTTGCCTGAGCCGCTGTACAACGGCAAAGGCGCCCTGGCCGGCATCCTCCCCGCCGGTTTCACCTACGTCGGCGTTGGCAGCGGCGGCGGCAAGACCGCTTTCCTGTTCAACAACGGCGGTGCGGTCAACCAGGCCGGTGCCAACGTCGAATACGCCGGCAGCGACTCGGTGCTCAGCGCCACCGAGATCAACGACTACACCGCCGACGCCGCGCGCGGCGGTGCCTGGGGCAAGCTGATCCAGATCCCGTCCGTGGGCACTTCGGTGACCATTCCCTACAAGAAAGCCGGCAACACGACCCTGCAACTGAGCGGTGCCCAGCTGTGCGCCGCGTTCTCGGGTTCGGCCACCACCTGGGGCCAGTTGCTCAACACCGCCGACAACACCCCGATCACCATCGTCTATCGCTCCGGCAGCAGCGGCACCACCGAGTTGCTGACCCGCTTCCTCAACGATTCCTGCCCGACCCAGTTCAAGGTCGGCAGCACCTTCTCCAGCGCCAAGCTCACGGCCGTGCCTGCCACCTGGAAAGGTGTCGCCGGCAGTGGTGACGTCATGACCCAGGTCAACGCCACCGATGGCAGCATCGGCTACATCAGCCCTGACTACGTCAACCCAGGCAACAACGCCGTGGTCGCCCGCGTCAGCAAGAACCCGGTAGCCGCTGGCACGGCGCCGCTGCCGACCGCCGCCAATGCCCAGACCGCACTCGGCACCGCCGTGGCCCCGGCCACGTTTGCCGATCGTGTCCAGCCGAGCAAGTGGGTGCCGACCTTCGGCTCCGCCGCGGGTGACCGCCCGGTACCGACCTCCGGCTACCCGATCGTGGGTTACACCAACCTGCTGGTGGGTCAGTGCTACAAGGACGCCGCCGACGCCACCGCCGTACGCGGTTTCCTGAACGACCTGTACAGCGGCAGCAAGTCGACCCTGATCACCGCCCACACCTTCGTCAATCTGCCGGCCACCTATGCCGCCGAGATCAAGAAGGTGTTCCTGGACAACACCTATGGTGATGGCCTGGACATCAACAACAGCGCGGTGTGCAACGGGATTGGCCGCCTGTAA
- the glcF gene encoding glycolate oxidase subunit GlcF, with protein MQTHLSDTARQLPRGEEAESILRSCVHCGFCTATCPTYQLLGDELDGPRGRIYLIKQVLEGQPVTASTQLHLDRCLSCRNCETTCPSGVKYHDLLDIGRAVVDQQVRRPFGQRLLRGVLRAVLTRPTAFKALMRTGQALRPLLPAALKAKLPTAIGAPGQRPPVRHERRMLLLEGCVQQALSPNTNAAAARLLERLGISIEPAREAGCCGAVDYHLDAQAQGLQRARANIDAWWPAIEAGAEAIVQTASGCGAFVHDYGHLLENDPRYAAKAARVSALSRDLVQVLQAEPLERLGLCAEQRLAFHCPCTLQHALKLGGAVESLLTRLGFHLTPVADGHLCCGSAGTYSLTQPALARQLRDNRLTALENGNPEVIATANIGCQLHLGGAGRTPVRHWIEIVEAALDQAT; from the coding sequence ATGCAAACCCACCTGAGCGACACCGCCCGGCAACTGCCCCGTGGCGAAGAAGCCGAAAGCATCCTGCGCAGCTGCGTGCATTGCGGTTTCTGCACGGCCACCTGCCCCACCTACCAGTTGCTCGGCGACGAGCTCGATGGGCCGCGTGGGCGCATCTACCTGATCAAGCAGGTGCTCGAAGGCCAGCCGGTCACCGCCAGCACCCAGCTGCACCTGGACCGCTGCCTGAGTTGCCGCAACTGCGAGACGACCTGCCCATCCGGGGTGAAGTACCACGACCTGCTGGATATCGGCCGCGCCGTGGTCGACCAGCAGGTGCGACGCCCCTTCGGCCAGCGCTTGTTGCGTGGCGTGCTGCGCGCGGTGCTGACGCGTCCGACCGCATTCAAGGCGCTGATGCGCACCGGCCAAGCCTTGCGCCCGCTGCTGCCAGCCGCACTGAAGGCCAAACTGCCCACCGCCATCGGTGCCCCTGGGCAACGCCCTCCTGTGCGCCACGAACGCCGCATGCTACTGCTCGAAGGTTGCGTCCAGCAGGCCCTGTCGCCCAACACCAACGCTGCCGCCGCGCGCCTGCTCGAGCGCCTGGGCATCAGCATCGAGCCCGCTCGCGAGGCTGGCTGCTGCGGCGCAGTGGACTACCACCTGGACGCCCAGGCCCAGGGGCTGCAACGCGCCCGCGCCAACATCGACGCTTGGTGGCCGGCCATCGAGGCCGGTGCCGAAGCCATCGTGCAGACGGCCAGCGGCTGCGGCGCCTTCGTGCATGACTACGGGCACCTGCTGGAGAATGACCCGCGCTATGCCGCCAAGGCGGCGCGAGTCAGCGCACTGTCCCGCGACCTGGTGCAGGTGCTGCAAGCCGAGCCACTGGAGCGCCTGGGCCTGTGCGCCGAACAGCGCCTGGCCTTCCACTGCCCCTGCACCCTGCAGCACGCCCTCAAGCTGGGTGGCGCGGTGGAAAGCCTGCTGACCCGCCTCGGCTTCCACCTCACCCCAGTGGCCGATGGTCACTTGTGCTGCGGTTCGGCGGGCACCTATTCGCTGACCCAGCCGGCCCTGGCGCGCCAACTGCGTGACAATCGCCTCACTGCCCTGGAAAACGGCAACCCCGAGGTCATCGCCACTGCCAATATCGGCTGCCAGCTCCATCTGGGCGGCGCCGGGCGCACGCCAGTGCGGCACTGGATCGAAATTGTCGAGGCCGCCCTTGATCAGGCCACCTGA
- the glcD gene encoding glycolate oxidase subunit GlcD, translated as MNILYDERIDGPLPRVDKATLLAALRTALPDLDILHRVEDLKPYECDGLSAYRTLPLLVVLPERLDQVQTLLRLCHHHGVPVVARGAGTGLSGGALPVSQGVLLVMARFNRILEINPQGRFARLQPGVRNLAISQAAAPFGLYYAPDPSSQIACSIGGNVAENAGGVHCLKYGLTVHNLLKVEILTVEGERLVLGGDTLDSPGFDLLALFTGSEGLLGIVTEVTVKLLPRPQVARVLLASFDDVAQAGRAVAEIIGAGIIPGGLEMMDNLAIRAAEDFIHAGYPVDAAAILLCELDGVEADVQDDCTQVDAVLRAAGAREVRLACDEAERARFWAGRKNAFPAVGRISPDYYCMDGTIPRRELHKVLQGIAALSREHGLRVANVFHAGDGNMHPLILFDANLPGELERAEALGGRILELCVAVGGSITGEHGVGREKINQMCAQFNADEITLFQGVKAAFDPHGLLNPGKNIPTLHRCAEFGALHVHHGQLPFPDLERF; from the coding sequence ATGAACATCCTCTACGACGAGCGTATCGACGGCCCCTTGCCCCGCGTGGACAAGGCCACGCTGCTGGCCGCCTTGCGCACCGCCCTGCCCGACCTGGACATCCTCCACCGCGTCGAAGACCTCAAGCCCTACGAGTGCGACGGCCTCTCGGCCTACCGCACACTGCCGCTGCTGGTGGTGCTGCCCGAACGCCTCGACCAGGTGCAGACACTGCTGCGCCTGTGTCACCACCACGGCGTGCCGGTGGTCGCACGCGGTGCCGGCACCGGCCTGTCCGGTGGCGCGCTGCCCGTGAGCCAGGGCGTCCTGCTGGTGATGGCGCGCTTCAACCGCATTCTCGAAATCAACCCGCAGGGCCGCTTCGCACGCCTCCAGCCGGGCGTGCGCAACCTGGCGATCTCCCAGGCGGCGGCGCCGTTCGGGCTGTACTACGCCCCCGACCCATCCTCGCAGATCGCCTGCTCGATCGGCGGCAACGTCGCCGAGAACGCCGGTGGCGTGCACTGCCTGAAATACGGCCTGACCGTGCACAACCTGCTCAAGGTCGAGATCCTCACCGTCGAGGGCGAGCGCCTGGTGCTCGGCGGCGACACCCTGGACAGCCCGGGCTTCGACCTGCTGGCGCTGTTCACCGGCTCCGAAGGCCTGCTCGGCATCGTCACCGAAGTGACCGTCAAGCTGCTGCCCAGGCCACAGGTGGCGCGGGTGCTGCTGGCCAGTTTCGACGATGTCGCCCAGGCCGGCCGCGCGGTGGCCGAGATCATCGGCGCCGGGATCATCCCCGGCGGCCTGGAGATGATGGACAACCTGGCGATCCGCGCCGCCGAGGATTTCATCCATGCCGGCTACCCGGTGGATGCCGCGGCGATCCTGCTGTGCGAGCTGGACGGCGTCGAGGCCGATGTGCAGGACGACTGTACCCAGGTCGACGCCGTGCTGCGCGCCGCCGGCGCCCGCGAGGTGCGCCTGGCCTGCGACGAAGCCGAGCGCGCGCGCTTCTGGGCCGGGCGCAAGAACGCCTTCCCGGCGGTGGGCCGGATTTCACCGGACTACTACTGCATGGACGGCACCATCCCGCGCCGTGAACTGCACAAGGTACTGCAAGGCATCGCCGCGCTCTCCCGCGAACATGGGTTGCGGGTGGCCAATGTGTTCCACGCCGGCGACGGCAACATGCACCCGCTGATCCTGTTCGACGCCAACCTGCCCGGCGAGCTGGAGCGGGCCGAAGCGCTCGGTGGGCGAATCCTTGAGCTGTGCGTGGCGGTGGGCGGCAGCATCACTGGCGAGCACGGCGTGGGCCGCGAGAAGATCAACCAGATGTGCGCGCAGTTCAACGCCGATGAAATCACCCTGTTCCAGGGGGTCAAGGCGGCCTTCGACCCCCATGGCCTGCTCAACCCCGGCAAGAACATCCCCACCCTGCACCGCTGCGCCGAGTTCGGCGCCCTGCATGTGCACCATGGGCAACTGCCCTTCCCTGACCTGGAGCGGTTCTGA
- a CDS encoding nucleoside deaminase, which yields MSADTYMREALDLARANIQAGGRPFGAVLVHQGQVIARAVNEIHSTQDPTSHAEMQAIRQASQVLGRARLDGAEIYASGHPCPMCLAAMHLCGIERAWFAYDNEEGEPYGLSTAAIYAQMARPPQQQSLPLRPLKPAGEAGLYLEWKQAGQV from the coding sequence ATGTCCGCAGATACCTACATGCGCGAGGCCCTCGACCTGGCCCGCGCCAATATCCAGGCCGGCGGCCGCCCCTTCGGCGCTGTACTGGTGCATCAAGGCCAAGTGATCGCCCGCGCCGTCAACGAGATCCACAGCACCCAGGACCCGACCAGCCATGCCGAGATGCAGGCCATCCGCCAGGCATCCCAGGTTCTGGGGCGGGCGCGCCTGGATGGCGCGGAAATCTACGCCAGTGGCCACCCATGCCCGATGTGCCTGGCGGCGATGCACCTGTGCGGCATCGAGCGTGCCTGGTTCGCCTACGACAACGAAGAAGGCGAGCCCTACGGGTTGTCCACCGCCGCCATCTACGCGCAGATGGCGCGCCCGCCACAGCAGCAGAGCCTGCCGCTGCGGCCACTCAAGCCAGCAGGCGAAGCCGGCCTGTACCTTGAGTGGAAACAGGCTGGCCAGGTATGA